A genome region from Megalobrama amblycephala isolate DHTTF-2021 linkage group LG16, ASM1881202v1, whole genome shotgun sequence includes the following:
- the nectin3a gene encoding LOW QUALITY PROTEIN: nectin-3-like protein (The sequence of the model RefSeq protein was modified relative to this genomic sequence to represent the inferred CDS: inserted 1 base in 1 codon), translated as MAEEVRHIFGNSTFCSGLLPFLVLLLSVCTGVWANKVVVPEKVTAVLGKNATLTCRVEVSTDLSLTQSSWERKMPSGTVTLAVFNPVYGTSISEEYSKRVRFLKPSMRDVSIVLEGVSFADIGTYTCKVVTFQLGNMQASTTVDIMVEPKVYVSPGSLSLLAGDGETLVATCTAERGRPAAEVFWESDLPGQTTVFSQTEPEGTTTTSVHYLLAPTRDAFGRSLSCVVRHPALSKDFRILYRLNVSFAPDVMVMSQEDVWYVGQKNVQLDCRASAXPPALLYLWTRLDAPMPAGVDTSNGSLLFTRPLKLSDSGQYRCEVQNDVGQSFKDVRFLVLEPPPTTAAPTTTTTTTKSILPDTGLTITAPINQRAHFTSPTQASPPDSSLGTIVGGAVGGILILVLLMALVGAFYMRRRQTFRGDYYTKQYIGPSDMQKESQLDVLQPHELHDVYGDDSGNGSQDLKPKPEGDIIYPDYPSDHKDMDARSDYLTLKREGTYYSDHHNHHNVNPSGPPLHNGSPYLQDECYDNGTDSDYVSHVDGSVISRREWYV; from the exons GTGTGTGGGCCAACAAGGTGGTGGTTCCTGAGAAGGTGACTGCAGTGCTGGGGAAAAACGCTACTTTGACCTGTAGGGTGGAGGTCAGCACAGACCTCAGCCTGACCCAGAGTTCCTGGGAACGCAAGATGCCTTCCGGCACCGTCACTTTGGCCGTCTTCAACCCTGTGTACGGCACCTCCATATCTGAGGAGTACAGCAAACGGGTGCGCTTCCTCAAGCCTTCGATGCGTGATGTATCCATTGTCCTGGAGGGCGTGAGTTTTGCCGACATTGGGACCTACACTTGTAAAGTGGTCACCTTCCAACTTGGAAACATGCAGGCATCTACAACTGTGGACATTATGG TGGAGCCAAAGGTCTATGTGTCTCCTGGCTCCTTGTCTCTGCTGGCTGGAGATGGTGAAACACTGGTGGCGACATGTACTGCTGAGAGGGGTCGCCCAGCGGCAGAGGTGTTCTGGGAATCAGACCTGCCGGGTCAGACAACAGTCTTCTCCCAGACGGAGCCTGAAGGCACTACCACCACTTCAGTACACTACCTCTTGGCCCCCACCCGAGATGCATTTGGCCGGTCCCTCAGCTGCGTTGTTCGTCACCCAGCACTATCCAAAGATTTTCGCATTCTCTACAGGCTCAATGTGTCTT TTGCTCCAGATGTTATGGTGATGAGCCAGGAGGATGTATGGTACGTGGGACAAAAAAATGTACAGCTGGATTGTAGAGCCAGTG AACCACCTGCTCTTTTGTACCTCTGGACCAG GCTGGACGCACCAATGCCTGCAGGTGTGGACACATCTAATGGCAGCCTGCTGTTTACTCGTCCTTTAAAGCTGAGCGACTCTGGACAATACAGGTGTGAAGTTCAGAACGATGTTGGGCAGAGCTTTAAGGATGTGCGCTTCTTGGTACTAG AGCCGCCACCGACCACTGCAgcccccaccaccaccaccaccaccaccaagTCCATCCTGCCTGACACCGGCTTAACCATCACAGCTCCTATCAATCAGCGTGCCCACTTCACCTCCCCGACTCAGGCCTCTCCACCGGACAGCAGTCTGGGCACTATTGTGGGCGGTGCTGTCGGTGGGATCCTGATCCTGGTGTTGCTGATGGCACTGGTGGGAGCTTTCTACATGCGTCGACGCCAAACATTCAGAGGAGACTACTACACCAAGCAGTACATTGGCCCATCAGACATGCAAAAAGAGTCTCAACTGGATGTACTTCAACCCCATGAGCTTCATGATGTGTACGGAGACGACTCAGGCAATGGCAGCCAGGACTTGAAGCCCAAACCGGAAGGAGACATTATCTATCCCGATTATCCCAGTGACCACAAAGACATGGATGCCAGGAGTGACTATCTAACCCTTAAGAGAGAGGGCACGTATTACTCCGACCACCACAACCATCATAACGTGAACCCCAGTGGGCCGCCTCTACACAACGGCTCCCCTTACCTGCAGGACGAGTGCTACGACAACGGTACAGACAGCGACTATGTGTCTCACGTGGATGGATCTGTGATTTCACGCAGGGAATGGTATGTTTGA